Proteins from one Triticum aestivum cultivar Chinese Spring chromosome 7A, IWGSC CS RefSeq v2.1, whole genome shotgun sequence genomic window:
- the LOC123154187 gene encoding eukaryotic translation initiation factor 3 subunit A has product MSTFAKPENALKRAEELIHVGQKQAALQALHDLITSRRYKSWQKPLEKIMMKYVELCVDLRQGRFAKDGLIQYRIVCQQVNVSSLEEVIKHFMQLSNEKAEEARNRAQALEDALDVVDLEADKRPEDLMLSYVRGEKGKERSDREFVTPWFKFLWETYRTVLEILRNNSKLEALYAMTAHKAFQFCKQYKRATEFRRLCEIIRNHLANLNKYRDQRDRPDLTAPETCQLYLDTRVEQLKIATELSLWQEAFRSVEDIHGLMSMVKRTPKPSVLVVYYAKLTEIFWISESHLYHAYAWLKLFNLQKSFNKKLTQKDLQLLASSVLLAALSVKPYDHKYGASHLELENEKDRSLRMANLFNFNFDSKRANREMVSRASLLSELAAKGVISCASQEVKDLYNLMEHEFLPLDLASKVQPLLSKISTIGGKLSAASSVPEIQLSQYQSSLEKLTTLRVLQQASHIFKSMKIDMLSRMIPFFDINAVEKMSVDAVKHNFVAMKVNHLSGAVHFGKMDIESDALGSHLCVFTDSLNKARSLIHPPVHKPSKLGENFSLAGVVEKEHKRLLARKSIIEKRKEDLERQILEKEKVEESKRLSIQKKSADEERERLLKDQRLRQQQRISREIKEKDRLEAEKIINDFKKIIKNGDKIHVEGDMTKQFAMEVVRSQRVKELEEMEKKLQKLAKKMDHLERAKRQEEAPLIEEAFQKRLEEEKILHEQEQLREIDLSKQHHTGDLQEKTRLSRLLQHKNAFQERIVQRREAEFSSLRKEREERISQLISSRKRERETVRKLMYYLNMEEQRIQRVREEEEARKREEEERKKREEAEMKLKLDAIAAIQREKEREVEEKKEKERREALLRAADPPDARPAAAIAPPAAPGSNKFVPRHRRGGEGSSQRTAVAPEAADRWDARQEAPHAREVRPLRQDALLLPEADRWSRRPLRQDAPPARQEAPPSRQPDGAPPAGSTTDRWRPGGGSRSSANSSSASSSTGWRKN; this is encoded by the exons ATGTCGACCTTCGCCAAGCCTGAGAACGCTCTCAAGAGAGCGGAGG AGTTGATACATGTTGGACAAAAGCAGGCAGCGCTGCAGGCACTGCATGATCTCATTACATCAAGAAGATACAAGTCATGGCAAAAGCCTCTTGAGAAGATCATGATGAAGTATGTAGAGCTGTGTGTAGATCTAAGGCAAGGCAGATTTGCCAAAGATGGTCTTATTCAGTACAGAATTGTCTGCCAGCAAGTCAACGTGTCATCTTTGGAGGAGGTCATAAAACACTTTATGCAGCTGTCCAATGAGAAAGCCGAGGAAGCCAGGAATCGGGCACAAGCACTGGAAGATGCTCTGGATGTCGTAGATCTTGAAGCGGACAAGCGTCCAGAGGACTTGATGCTCAGTTATGTCAGGGGGGAGAAAGGGAAAGAACGATCTGACAGGGAGTTTGTCACTCCATGGTTTAAGTTTCTGTGGGAGACATACAGGACGGTGCTCGAGATACTGAGAAATAATTCAAAGCTTGAAGCGCTATATGCT ATGACTGCGCACAAAGCTTTTCAATTTTGCAAACAGTATAAAAGAGCCACTGAGTTCCGTAGGTTGTGTGAGATCATTAGAAACCATCTTGCAAACTTGAACAAATATCGTGACCAGCGAGATCGTCCTGATCTGACTGCCCCTGAAACCTGTCAGCTCTATCTTGATACTAGGGTTGAACAACTGAAAATTGCTACAGAACTTTCCCTATGGCAG GAAGCCTTCCGATCTGTGGAGGATATCCATGGCTTGATGAGCATGGTTAAGAGGACTCCAAAACCATCTGTCCTGGTTGTATATTATGCCAAACTAACTGAAATATTCTGGATATCTGAGAGTCACTTGTATCATGCATATGCATGGCTGAAGCTTTTCAACTTGCAGAAGAGCTTCAATAAAAAATTAACTCAGAAGGATCTGCAACTACTAGCATCTTCTGTTTTGCTCGCTGCACTTTCTGTTAAGCCATATGACCATAAATATGGTGCATCTCATCTTGAGCTTGAAAATGAAAAAGACCGTAGCTTGCGTATGGCCAACCTTTTCAATTTCAACTTCGACTCCAAGCGTGCGAATAGAGAAATG GTTTCTAGAGCATCTCTTCTTTCGGAGTTG GCTGCCAAAGGTGTGATTTCATGTGCTTCCCAAGAAGTGAAAGATCTATACAACCTTATGGAGCATGAGTTCCTTCCTTTGGATCTAGCATCAAAAGTGCAGCCTCTGCTTTCCAAGATTTCTACGATCGGAGGAAAGCTTTCAGCCGCATCTTCAGTTCCTGAAATTCAGTTATCACAGTACCAATCTTCATTGGAGAAGCTTACAACACTGAGGGTGCTGCAGCAG GCATCTCATATTTTCAAGTCCATGAAGATTGACATGCTCTCTAGAATGATCCCATTCTTTGACATCAATGCCGTGGAGAAGATGTCTGTTGATGCGGTCAAGCATAATTTTGTTGCTATGAAAGTTAACCATTTGTCTGGAGCTGTTCATTTTGGCAAAATG GACATAGAATCTGATGCACTTGGTAGTCACCTCTGTGTCTTCACTGATTCCCTAAACAAAGCAAGGAGTCTCATTCATCCACCTGTGCATAAACCATCCAAACTCGGTGAAAACTTCAGTCTTGCTGGAGTGGTGGAGAAAGAACATAAAAGGCTTCTTGCGAGGAAATCAATTATTGAAAAGCGTAAAGAAGATCTTGAGCGTCAAATATTGGAAAAG GAAAAAGTAGAGGAGTCAAAGAGATTGAGTATCCAGAAGAAATCTGCAGACGAAGAAAGGGAGAGGCTTTTGAAGGACCAGAGACTTAGGCAGCAGCAGAGGATCAGTCGAGAAATAAAGGAAAAAGATCGCCTGGAAGCAGAAAAAATAATAAATGATTTTAAAAAAATAATTAAGAACGGGGACAAAATTCACGTTGAAGGG GATATGACAAAACAATTCGCCATGGAGGTGGTACGGAGTCAACGGGTGAAGGAGCTTGAAGAGATGGAGAAAAAACTGCAGAAGCTTGCAAAGAAAATGGATCACTTGGAGAGGGCAAAACGGCAGGAGGAAGCACCACTGATTGAGGAGGCCTTCCAAAAGCGCCTTGAGGAAGAAAAGATCCTTCATGAGCAAGAGCAGCTG AGAGAGATTGATCTCAGCAAGCAACACCACACGGGTGACTTGCAGGAGAAAACTAGGCTTTCTCGATTGTTGCAGCATAAG AATGCTTTCCAGGAAAGAATCGTCCAACGCCGTGAAGCTGAGTTTAGTAGCCTAAGGAAAGAGAGGGAAGAAAGGATTAGTCAGTTGATATCTTCAAGAAAGCGTGAAAGGGAGACTGTACGGAAATTGATGTATTATCTGAACATGGAGGAACAACGGATCCAAAGGGTGCGTGAGGAAGAGGAGGCTAGAAAACGTGAAG aggaagagaggaagaagagggaggaaGCGGAGATGAAACTCAAGCTTGACGCCATTGCAGCAAttcagagggagaaggaaagggaggtggaagagaagaaggaaaaagagagaagggaggcTCTCCTAAGAGCAGCGGACCCACCTGATGCGCGGCCTGCTGCTGCCATCGCACCACCAGCCGCTCCTGGTTCTAACAAGTTTGTCCCGCGGCACAGACGTGGCGGCGAGGGTAGCAGCCAGAGGACGGCTGTTGCACCTGAAGCAGCAGACCGTTGGGATGCTCGCCAAGAGGCTCCTCATGCACGGGAAGTGCGTCCCCTCCGCCAGGATGCGCTCCTGCTCCCGGAAGCAGACCGCTGGAGCCGCCGTCCCCTCCGCCAAGATGCTCCTCCCGCGCGCCAAGAAGCCCCCCCATCCCGCCAGCCAGATGGTGCTCCTCCAGCTGGTTCTACTACTGACCGCTGGCGTCCTGGTGGTGGATCTAGGTCCTCTGCGAATTCTTCATCGGCTTCTTCGTCGACCGGCTGGAGGAAGAACTGA